A portion of the Tachysurus vachellii isolate PV-2020 chromosome 14, HZAU_Pvac_v1, whole genome shotgun sequence genome contains these proteins:
- the LOC132857133 gene encoding uncharacterized protein LOC132857133 isoform X1, producing MDKFMSMLILQMLFAFFTPCLLEIIPIDTVSVHPGENIILHCNISITTNYTQILWYRLGSEEVKLLISAEQGRLIKKFFPTYNVNESQFSVTETCSLVIFDVRQTDLGFHYCEGRKDKTHIQFGKPIRLSFTDDHKTDQSQESALPAHRGLIIIILSCVCAVSVSVTVICSSLYCSKLQDGFSTWDSNNKEAELEPSDLTSVTYTSVS from the exons atgGACAAATTTATGTCTATGTTAATTCTACAGATGTTGTTTG ctttCTTTACACCGTGTCTCCTTGAGATCATTCCAATAGACACCGTATCTGTCCATCCTGGAGAGAACATCATCCTGCACTGTAACATATCTATTACAACTAATTATACTCAGATACTGTGGTATCGACTGGGATCTGAGGAGGTGAAGCTGCTGATATCTGCTGAACAGGGGAGGCTGATTAAAAAGTTTTTTCCTACTTATAATGTGAACGAGAGTCAATTTAGTGTAACAGAAACTTGCAGTTTAGTGATTTTTGAcgttagacagacagacctggGATTTCATTACTGTGAAGGTCGAAAGGATAAGACACACATTCAGTTTGGGAAACCCATCAGACTGAGTTTTACAG ATGATCATAAGACTGATCAATCACAAGAATCTGCACTTCCTGCACACCGTGGacttattattataatcctatcatgtgtgtgtgcagtttctGTCTCAGTAACTGTCATCTGTTCCTCTTTGTACTGTTCCAAGCTACAGG ATGGTTTTTCTACCTGGGACTCAAACAATAAG GAAGCTGAGCTGGAACCATCTGATTTGACCTCTGTGACCTACACAAGTGTCTCCTGA
- the LOC132857133 gene encoding uncharacterized protein LOC132857133 isoform X2 → MDKFMSMLILQMLFAFFTPCLLEIIPIDTVSVHPGENIILHCNISITTNYTQILWYRLGSEEVKLLISAEQGRLIKKFFPTYNVNESQFSVTETCSLVIFDVRQTDLGFHYCEGRKDKTHIQFGKPIRLSFTDGFSTWDSNNKEAELEPSDLTSVTYTSVS, encoded by the exons atgGACAAATTTATGTCTATGTTAATTCTACAGATGTTGTTTG ctttCTTTACACCGTGTCTCCTTGAGATCATTCCAATAGACACCGTATCTGTCCATCCTGGAGAGAACATCATCCTGCACTGTAACATATCTATTACAACTAATTATACTCAGATACTGTGGTATCGACTGGGATCTGAGGAGGTGAAGCTGCTGATATCTGCTGAACAGGGGAGGCTGATTAAAAAGTTTTTTCCTACTTATAATGTGAACGAGAGTCAATTTAGTGTAACAGAAACTTGCAGTTTAGTGATTTTTGAcgttagacagacagacctggGATTTCATTACTGTGAAGGTCGAAAGGATAAGACACACATTCAGTTTGGGAAACCCATCAGACTGAGTTTTACAG ATGGTTTTTCTACCTGGGACTCAAACAATAAG GAAGCTGAGCTGGAACCATCTGATTTGACCTCTGTGACCTACACAAGTGTCTCCTGA
- the LOC132857023 gene encoding uncharacterized protein LOC132857023 isoform X1: MFSGGCVLDMAEFLSGFNLLLMIGVISLSLLQNISADLLSVDPGENITLFCNITNYSEISWYHMNSSGVRQIISTKQRKLDKIFQIVYNDDKSHFAITESSSSVSLVIIGVRDTDLGFYYCGGRNKEHIQFGKVISLNFTGGSRNETHSSSEDSDSHQTGGTENIWIILMIIMCVCSISVLIIIICMCVFCSRVEGKLSSSLSSCCSHDTSSTEQDRNLHYASVQYKRKTRKSSKNNTTSDLDSVTYATVASQPQRD; encoded by the exons ATGTTCAGTGGAGGATGTGTGTTAGACATGGCAGAGTTCCTGAGTGGGTTTAATCTACTGCTGATGATTG GTGTCATCAGTCTGAGTCTCCTTCAGAACATTTCAGCTGATCTGTTATCTGTTGATCCTGGAGAAAACATCACTCTGTTCTGTAACATCACTAATTATTCAGAGATATCGTGGTATCACATGAACTCATCAGGCGTGAGGCAGATTATATCGACCAAACAAAGGAAACTggacaaaatatttcaaattgtttataatgatgatAAGAGTCACTTTGCTATAACAGAAAGCAGCAGTTCAGTCAGTTTAGTGATTATTGGAGTTAGAGACACAGATCTGGGATTTTATTACTGTGGAGGTCGAAACAAGGAACACATTCAGTTTGGGAAAGTCATCAGTCTGAACTTTACAG gtGGCAGCAGAAATGAGACTCATTCTTCATCAGAGGATTCAGATTCACACCAGACTGGAGGAACTGAGAACATCTGGATTATACTTATgatcataatgtgtgtgtgctccatcTCTGTCCTAATAATCAtcatctgcatgtgtgtgttctgcagcaGGGTGGAAG GaaaattatcatcatcattatcatcatgcTGCAGTCACGACACCAGCTCCACTGAACAG GACAGAAACCTTCATTATGCCAGTGTTCAGTACAAAAGAAAGACCAGAAAATCTTCTAAGAACAACACAACATCAGATTTGGACAGTGTGACGTACGCAACAGTCGCCTCACAGCCACAGAGAGACTGA
- the LOC132857023 gene encoding uncharacterized protein LOC132857023 isoform X2 produces the protein MNLLSSCGVDLSGVISLSLLQNISADLLSVDPGENITLFCNITNYSEISWYHMNSSGVRQIISTKQRKLDKIFQIVYNDDKSHFAITESSSSVSLVIIGVRDTDLGFYYCGGRNKEHIQFGKVISLNFTGGSRNETHSSSEDSDSHQTGGTENIWIILMIIMCVCSISVLIIIICMCVFCSRVEGKLSSSLSSCCSHDTSSTEQDRNLHYASVQYKRKTRKSSKNNTTSDLDSVTYATVASQPQRD, from the exons ATGAATCTTCTCTCTTCATGTGGTGTTGATCTTTCAGGTGTCATCAGTCTGAGTCTCCTTCAGAACATTTCAGCTGATCTGTTATCTGTTGATCCTGGAGAAAACATCACTCTGTTCTGTAACATCACTAATTATTCAGAGATATCGTGGTATCACATGAACTCATCAGGCGTGAGGCAGATTATATCGACCAAACAAAGGAAACTggacaaaatatttcaaattgtttataatgatgatAAGAGTCACTTTGCTATAACAGAAAGCAGCAGTTCAGTCAGTTTAGTGATTATTGGAGTTAGAGACACAGATCTGGGATTTTATTACTGTGGAGGTCGAAACAAGGAACACATTCAGTTTGGGAAAGTCATCAGTCTGAACTTTACAG gtGGCAGCAGAAATGAGACTCATTCTTCATCAGAGGATTCAGATTCACACCAGACTGGAGGAACTGAGAACATCTGGATTATACTTATgatcataatgtgtgtgtgctccatcTCTGTCCTAATAATCAtcatctgcatgtgtgtgttctgcagcaGGGTGGAAG GaaaattatcatcatcattatcatcatgcTGCAGTCACGACACCAGCTCCACTGAACAG GACAGAAACCTTCATTATGCCAGTGTTCAGTACAAAAGAAAGACCAGAAAATCTTCTAAGAACAACACAACATCAGATTTGGACAGTGTGACGTACGCAACAGTCGCCTCACAGCCACAGAGAGACTGA
- the LOC132857246 gene encoding uncharacterized protein LOC132857246, whose translation MSLLYISILWVCACVDSVESLVTVSAPVGSTVILPCKLTEEFKPTSFIKWQLNKDIVFERISDVTYQGEGYEGRVDVPVDELRKGNCSLVLKNVRVTDDQIYHSFTMEHVDINTVEVKEINRVRLSVDALQIAAPVGSTAVLPCDWSHLSFKTPYVVWFIDTETVFERKGKDSHQGEGYEGRVDVPEDELLKGNCSLVMKNISVNDTGIYSSSMLITDTQESVLVQKVKLSVVAKPQKKEDVKPAPSGEAGINCPQPQILIMSFLMCLLFSR comes from the exons ATGTCCCTCCTTTATATTTCCATCTTATgggtctgtgcctgtgtgg ACAGTGTAGAATCTCTGGTTACTGTATCAGCTCCAGTGGGTTCCACAGTCATCCTGCCCTGTAAACTGACTGAAGAGTTCAAACCAACATCATTTATTAAGTGGCAGCTCAATAAAGACATTGTATTTGAGAGAATCAGTGATGTTACATATCAGGGTGAAGGATATGAAGGTCGTGTGGATGTTCCTGTGGATGAGTTGCGTAAAGGAAACTGTTCCTTGGTGTTGAAGAACGTCAGAGTTACTGATGACCAAATCTACCATTCCTTTACAATGGAACATGTGGACATTAACACTGTGGAAGTGAAAGAAATTAACAGAGTTAGACTCTCAGTCGATG CTCTTCAGATAGCAGCTCCAGTGGGTTCCACAGCTGTCCTGCCGTGTGATTGGAGTCATCTGTCCTTCAAAACTCCTTACGTTGTGTGGTTTATCGATACTGAGACTGTGTTTGAGCGAAAGGGTAAAGATTCACATCAGGGTGAAGGATATGAGGGTCGTGTGGACGTTCCTGAGGATGAGCTGCTTAAAGGAAACTGTTCCCTAGTGATGAAGAACATCAGTGTTAATGATACAGGGATCTACAGCAGCTCCATGTtaattacagacacacaggaaTCTGTCTTGGTCCAGAAGGTTAAACTGTCAGTTGTTG caaaaccccaaaaaaagGAAGACGTAAAACCAGCTCCCTCAG GTGAAGCAGGAATAAATTGCCCTCAGCCTCAGATCCTCATCATGTCCTTCCTCATGTGTTTACTTTTCTCACGTTGA